TTCCTCCCCGGGTCGAACGGCGAGCCGGGCCAAGCCAACCGCCTGGTCGTCCGCTTCGCTGACGGCGGGGACTACTACGCCAGCGTCGTGGGCACCGACCCGCAGACCGACATCGCCGTGCTCGAGATCGACCGCGAGGACATGATCCCCGCCGTCATCGCCACCGGCACCGCGAAACAAGGCGAGATCGTCTTCGCGTTCGGCTCGCCGTTCCAGTTCGACTTCTCGATGAGCCAGGGCGTCGTCAGCGCGACGGGCCGACAGCTCCTCGGCGGACTGGGCGCACGCTCGGACAGCTACGAGGACTACATCCAGACCGACGCCGCCATCAACCCCGGCAACTCGGGCGGACCGCTCACCAACGTCCGCGGCGAAGTCATCGGCATGAACACCGCCATCGCCACCGAACTCAACCCCGCCGCCTCGTTTTCCGGCCTGGGCTTCGCCATCCCCGCCGACATGATTGTCAACACCGTCGAACAGCTCATCGCCCACGGCGAGGTCCGGCGCGGCTACCTCGGCGTCTACATCCACAACATCGACTCACGCACCGCCAACGAACTCGGGCTCGATGGCAACGGCGTCCTCTGCTCCCCCGCGCCCGGCAGCCCCGCCGAGGTCGCCGGCATCGAGCTCGGCGACGTCATCACACACATCGAGGGCACCGCCATCCCCAACAGCGAGAAGCTCCGCATCGAGATCTCGCGACACGCCCCGGGCAGCATGGTCGATGTCCGCCTGCTGCGATATGGCATCGAGAAGCGCGTCAGCGTCGAACTCGTCGAGCGCCCCGGCCTCTCCGCCAGCCGATTCATCCCCGGCCAATGGAATAGCCCGCTGCAGACAACGCTCAGCAAGCTCGGGCTCGACGGCCTCGAAGACTACACCCCCGGCGAGGCCGAGGTCCGAAACTGGGCCTACACCCACGGCGCACTGATCCGCATGGTCCGCCAGCGCTCCACCGCCAACGCCGCCGGCCTCGAACGCATGATGGTCATCTCCCATGTCAACGGCGTCGCCATCAACCAGGCCCAGGACCTCGCCGACTGGCTCGACCCGCTCAGCACCGGCGAAGTCGTCGAGCTCTCTGTCAAAGCGTGGGACAGCACCGCCGACCGCTTCCGCACCTTCGACGTCGAACTCGTCGTGCCGTGATAAGTGGGGCCTGACCCCAACAGCAATCAAAAAAACAACCCGAAACCCACAGATTCCATCTGTGGGACTGCTCCCCCGCAACGCCCCCACAACGCCCGGCATCGCGTCGCGATACGGCGATTGCCAACCCCGCGCCCCCAGACCCGAAACGCGGCACCCCAAACCCAACCGCCCCCCGGTATCATGTCCCCATGACCGCAACCGCCACCGCAACGTCACACACTATCCCCGCCACCGAAGGCAACCCCCTGCTCTCGGTCAAGCACCTCAAGACCTACTTCCCCGTCAAACGCGGCCTCCTCCGCACCCAGGTCGGCAACGTCAAGGCCGTCGACGACGTCTCCTTCGACGTCGGACACCGCGAGACCCTCGGCCTCGTCGGCGAGTCGGGCTGCGGCAAGTCCACCGTCGGCCGATCCATCCTCCGGCTCATCCCCGCCACCGACGGCAGCGTCCACTTCCAGGGCGAAGACGTCCTCGACGCACCGGCCTCCCGCATGAAGCAGCTGCGACGCGAGATGCAGATCATCTTCCAGGACCCCGGCGGCTCGCTCAACCCCCGCATGACCGTCGGCCGAATTGTCGGCGAACCCCTCAGCGTCCACCGCATCTGCTCGGGCAGCGAACAACAAGACCGCGTCGCCACCCTGCTCAAAAAGGTCGGCCTCCAGCCCGACCACATCTACCGCTACCCCCACGAGTTCTCCGGCGGCCAAAAACAACGCATCGGCATCGCCCGCGCGCTCGCCCTCGAACCCGAGTTCATCGTCTGCGACGAGCCCGTCTCCGCGCTCGACGTCTCGGTCCAGTCGCAGGTCCTCAACCTCATGGCCGACCTCCAGGAAGAGTTCGGCCTGAGCTACCTCTTCATCGCGCACAACCTCGCCGTCGTCGAGCACTTCTGCGACCGCATCGCCGTGATGTACCTGGGCAAGATCGTCGAGATCGCCGACCGCGACACGCTCTACCACAACCCGATGCACCCGTACACAAGGGCGCTCCTCTCGGCCGCGCCCAACCCCGACCCCAACCAGAACAAGCGGCGCATCATGCTGCTGGGCGATGTGCCAAGCCCCATCAGCTACTTCAAAGACGAGCTCGCCGGCCGGAGCCACTCGATCACCGCCGACGAAAAAGCCGAGCTAGACGCCCAGCGCGAAGAAGGTGTCGAATACGTCACCCGCGCGTCCCTGCTCGACCGCCCGCCGCTCAAAGAAGTCCCTGGCGAACCGGGCCACTTCGTGAGCACGCACGGGTTTAAGTAACCCCCGCCGGTGGCACAGGCATCCTGCCTGTTTGACCTCCACAACAACGAGCCGCGACTGTCAGGGAGCGGACCGACCACGACAACCTAAACGGGGACCCACCCATGACGCTCAACCGCTGGCAACACGCAATGCCAATGCTGTTGGCGCTGATGTGCGTCTGCCTGCTCGCCGGCTGCGGCAACCAGCCCCGAACAATTCTTCCACCCCAAGCTCCAACTGTCCCGAACGCGCCAGACTCGGTCACGCTGTATGCCATCGACGGCCCAGTGATGGAAGGCGCAGGGTTCGACTTGGGCAATGGGCCATACGATCCGCTTGCCGATTACACCCCCGACGAACTCTTCCACGACTACCCCATCCTCGGGCACGTCGATCTCACCGGCACACCGGAAGGGGCACACCTCGCCCGCCTGATCGAGCAGGCACGTGACCGCCCACAAGGCCTCATCGCCGGCTGTTTCACGCCACGCCACGCGCTGCGTGTAGTACGCGGCGGTGTCACGGTTGATTACGTAGTCTGCTTTGAGTGCGACCAGTTCCAATGGTTCGTAGGCCAACCAGCGCAATGGGCCGGCACCCAATACTTCCATCCAACCTATCGTGACGCCTTCACCGCCCCACTCACCGCGGCGGGGATCCAACTCGCGGAGTAGGCGGGGCCGCCGGGCACGACATACCCACCGCAAATCGGGCTGGACAAGCCGACACTTGTGTCGTATAGTTATTTCTGTCATGACAGAAATAACTATCAAAAGCGTCCTCGTCGCCGGCGGGACCGGGTTCCTCGGGCGGGCCGTGGCGCGCCATCTCGTGGCCAAGGGGTACAGCGTGACGATCCTGTCGCGTAACGAACCGGGCGGGGAGTACGCCGGCCGATGGCTTCGCTGGGACGGGCGGACGGTGGGCGCCGACTGGCTCGCGGCGCTCGACGGCGCGGCGGCGGTGGTCAACCTCGCGGGGCGGACGGTGGACTGCCGCAAGACGCCCGACCGGTGCGACGAGATCCTGCGCTCGCGCGAAGACAGCGTGCATGCGATCGGCGAAGCGATGAAGCAGTGCGAGCAGCCGCCGCCCGTGTGGGTTCAGGCGGGTACCGCGCATATCTACGGCGATCCGCCGGATAAGGTCTGCGACGAAAGCACCACACCCGGCTACGGCCTCGCGCCGTTCGTTGCGGAGCGCTGGGAAGACGCATTTAGCACCGCCCTGCCCGCCGACACGCGCGGCGTCGTCCTCCGTACCAGCTTCGTCATCGGCAACACCGGCGGCGCGCTGCCCGTCCTCACCCGCCTCGCAAAGCTCATGCTCGGCGGGACGATCGGGAACGGCCGACAATGGATCAGTTGGCTGCACATCGAAGACTTCTGCCGCATCGTCGAACGCGCGATCACCGACGATCGGATGCAAGGCGTCTACAACGTCACCTCACCTAAGCCCGCGACCAACCGCGAATTCATGCGCAAGCTCCGCCGCGCAACGGGTCGGCCGATCGGCGTGCCCGCGCCGAGCTGGCTGGTACGGCTCGCCGCAGCGATGCTGCTCGACACCGACCCGGAGCTCGTGCTCTTTGGGCGCAACATCGCCCCGCAGCGCCTCAACGACATGGGCTACGGCTTTGCGTTCCCTTCGCTCGACGCGGCGCTGGCGGACCTGCTGGCACGGTAAAACTCGGCCGCTGATGGGTGCCACACAACTGGCCTGTCCGCAGGCCTGCTGTGTGCGGGGCACCGATAGACTTGGCGCCATCGCACACAGCAGCCCCGGGGACGGGGCAGTTGTGTGGCACCCGGAATCGCGCCGCGCCGCGCGGCAGGCACGGCCGACCGCTCCGAGCAGCGAATCGAGCGTTGCACCGGCTGTGCGCGTGTGTGCGGAAAGCGTTTCTCGCTACTCCCCCGGCCCCGCCAACTCCACCCGCACCCCTTCCGCCGCGGACTTCCTTGCCGCGTCGAGGATTTCGACGACCAGTAGGTTGTTTTCGACGCCCGACAAGCCGCCGGGTTCGAGTTCGCCGCGCGCCACGGCCGCGAGGTAGGCGAACGGGTCGTGCGTGGGCTCGGCCAGCGGCGGGTGCGATTCGGCGTCGTCGGCCGCGCCGCCGAGGTCGCCTAAGCGCGTGCCGCTGTTGCCGATCGTTTGCACGTAGTCGGCCGTGCCGTAGACCGCGATGTCTTTGCGGTTGACGGTCCAGTTCCACGACGCCTGCACGATCGCGACCGCGTCGGGGTACTCGATCACGATCGTCGCCTCGTCGTCGACGTTCGGATACACGTCCGGCTTGATCTGCTGGGTCACGGCCGTGACCGCGACGGGGCGCTGGCCGTCCATCAGCCAGGTCGCGAGGTTCGCTCCGTAGCAGCCGAAGTCGGTCAGCGCCCCGCCGCCGTTCAAGACCGGGTCGGTGAGCCAGGCGAGGAACTCCTCACTGCACCCGATCTCGCGCGGGCCGGGGTGGCCCATGTGGACGACGATGCGTCGCAGCTCGCCGAGCGTGCCGTCTTCAGCCATCGCGCGCACCGCGTGGTTGCTCGGGTACCACGTCGTCTCGTAGTTGGTCAGCAGGTGGACGCCGTGCTGCTCGGCCGCGTCCGCCATCGCGCGGGCGTGTTCCATGCTGACCGCCAGGGGTTTTTCGACCATGACATGCGCGCCGCGCTCGGCGGCGAAGATCGTGTGTTCGCGGTGGTCGAAGATGCTGCCAAACAGGCACGCGGCCTCGGGGTCGGTTTGGTCGAACATGGCGTCCAGGTCGGTGAAGTGGATCGCCGGGTCGAGATTATGCTGGCGGAGGAGCCGGCCCGCGAGGTCTTCGTCGGGCTCGTAGACGCCGACGAGCTCGAAGTCGTCGCGGCCGCGCGCGGCCTCGTTCAAGACCCAGTGGACGTGGGCGTGGGTCGCGCCGATCACGACGACCCGCACGGGCGGCGCGGCGGCGGCGGGCACGGGCTCGGGCTCGGCGGTCGGCTGGGCCCGCGCCGGCACCGAGCAGCCCATGAGCAAGACCAAGGAACACACCAAAAACCCGCTAAAAAGGACGCTCCCGCCCATCATGCCCACCTTTCTATCGTCAAAAAAGCCGCGATCTTGCCCGCACCCCGGCCCCAAGCTACACTATGCGGCTCGCCCTGGCGAAGGTCGCCTCGGCACAACATCCACGGTCACGCCCACCCGGAAGTAGCAACCGCGCTTCCGCAAGGCCCCCCGGAGACTGCATTATGGTCCGCATCCGAATGAAACGCTTTGGCCGAACCCACGCCCCGACCTATCGCCTGTGCGCGATGGACAAGCGCTCGCCCCGCAACGGCCGGGCGATCGAGGAGCTGGGCTACTACCACCCGTGCAACAAGAACGAAGACGAGCAGGTCAAGCTCAACGAAGAGCGCATCAAGTACTGGCTGAGCGTCGGTGCCCAGCCCAGCAAGACCGCCGCGAACCTGATGAAGAAGCACGGCATCGACCCCACGCCGGGGAAGAAGGCGTGAGGCGTTGTTAGGCGCTAGGGCCTAGGGCCTAGGGCCTAGGCCGCAACCCGAACGCAAGGTACCAACATCGACCCACTCGGCGGCTTGGCGATTGCCAAGCCGCTTTTCGTTTACAGTCACACTACGGAATCCAACCTAAGCCCTAGGCCCTAGCGCCTTACCCCTACCGCCCCATGCGCATCGACGTCGTCACCCTGTTCCCCGGCATGTTCGACTCGGTCCTCGGGTCGAGCATCCTGAAACGCGCGGCGCAGCCTGTGGCGAACCCCGCCGACGCGGGCGTTATCCGGGAGCCGGTCGTGTCGTACCACCTGCACGACCCGCGCGCGTACTCGACGGATAAGCACGGCAAGGTGGACCAGTCGCCCTACGGCGGCGGGCCGGGCATGGTGCTGCAGTGTCAGCCGATCTTTGATTGCGTCGTCGCGGCCGAGGCGCAGCAGCCCGAGTTGAAGGCGACGCGCATCGTGATGACGCCCAAGGGGGCCCCGCTGACCCAGCCGATGGCGGAGCATCTTGCGAAGCAGGAACGTCTGCTCATCATTGCCGGGCACTACGAGGGGTTCGACCAGCGTGTGCTCGATGAGCTTGAGCCGATCGAGGTGAGCGTGGGCGACTACGTCCTCACCGGCGGCGAGCTGCCCGCGATGGTGCTGATCGACGCGGTGGTGCGTCTGCTGCCGGGGGCGCTGGGCGATAGCGACTCGTCACACCACGACAGCTTCTCGCCGGGCAGTGCAAACGACGCGGGCCAACGCCTGCTCGACCACCCGCACTACACCCGGCCGGCCGAGTGGCGCGGGCGCGATGTGCCGGAGGTCCTGCTGTCCGGGGACCACGGCAAGATCGCGGCGTGGCGGAAAGAGCGTGCGCTAGAGCTGACGCAGGCGCGGCGGCCTGACTTGTTGCGATCAGATCCCTTGACCGACAACGAGCCGCGACCGTCAGGGAGCGGACCTGCGTGTGCGTCAAACTCGGGCACAGGGTCCGCTCCCTCACGGCCGCCGCTCGTTGTTTTACGTGATATGCTGCCCGGCGATGCGGACGCGATCGACGCGGTACTGCGGGCCGCATTCCCCAGCGACGATGAAGCAAGACTCGTCCGCACGCTGCGCGAGCAAGGCGACCTCCCCATCGAACTCGTCGCGGAGGTTGGCGGCAATATCGTCGGGCACGTCGCGTTCAGCCCCGTGACGGTCGCACCAACACCGGATGCGGGCGGGCAAGCGTTCAGCAACCCGCACTTCCGCGCACTCGCGCTCGCACCCCTGGCCGTCCACCCCCACCACCAGCGGCGCGGCATCGGCCACGCGCTGGCAAGCCTCGGGCTGCGCACCTGCGACGACGCGCGCATCGCCGGGGTCTTCGTACTCGGCGAGCCCGGCTACTACGCCGCGCTGGGCTTTGAACCCGCCGAGCCGCTGGGCTACACCAACCCGTTCGGCGGCGGCGACGCCTTCCGCGTCCGTCTGTTCAACCAGGCCGAGCCCGCGGTCGGGGCGGTCCAATACGCCCCGGCGTTCGACGCGCTGGGTGCGTAGCCGCGCGGCGGGCTATCATGTCCGTTTCGCTACACACGCCCGGAGTACACGATGCAATCGAAGATGTTTGACTTGACCGGCCAGGTCGCCGTGGTCATCGGCGGGACCGGCGTCCTCTGCGGCGAGATGGCGCGCGGGCTCTGCGCGGCCGGGGCGCACAGCGTGCTTGTCGGCCGGGACGAGAACAAGGCCCAGCAACACCTCGACGTGATCGCCTCGACGGGCACAGGGTCCGCGTCGTTTGAAAAATGCGACGTCGCCGACCGCGATGCGCTCCAGTCCCTCTGCGACCGCGTCGCCAAGCAGCACGGCCGGATCGACATCCTCATCAACGGCGCGGGCATCAACGCCGCGACGCCCTTCGTCGACATCCCCGGCGACGAGCTCGACCGCCTCATCGACATCAACTTCAAGGCCGTCGTCCGCGCCTGCCAGGTGTTCGGCAAGTACTTCCTCGAACAGGGCACCCCCGCGTCGATCATCAACGTCGGCTCGGCGTCGGGGGTCACGCCGCTAAGCCGGGTGTTCATCTACTCGGCGACGAAGGCCGCGGTCCACAACCTGAGCAAGAACCTCGCGCGTGAATGGGCAGAGCAGGGCATCCGCGTCAACACGCTCGTGCCCGGCTTCATCCCCGCCGAGCAGAACAAAAAAGTCCTCACCCCCGAACGCACCGCAAGCATCATGGGCCACACGCCGATGAATCGCTTTGGCAAACCCGAAGAACTCACCGGCGCGGTGCTGCTGCTCGCGTCGCAGGCCGGGAGCTTTATCACCGGCAGCGAGCTCGTCGTCGACGGCGGGTTCAACGCGATGACGATTTAGAAAGGGGCTAAGGGGCCTGGGTCCAAGGGGCCAAGTGCCGTGTCCCTTCTATCACTTGGCCCCTCGCCCCCTTGGCCCCACGGCCCCTTTCCTCCTAGAGTAAATCATGGTCTACATCATCATGGGCGTCAGCGGTTGCGGGAAGACAACGGTCGGCGAGGTGCTCGCCGAGCGGCTGGGCGTCGCGTTCTACGACGCGGACGGCTACCACCCGGACGCGAACCGTCGGAAGATGGCGGCCGGGACACCGCTCAACGACATGGACCGTCGGCCGTGGCTGGAGAACCTGGCCGAGCACATCGTGCAGTGGAACGCGGAAGGCGATGCGGTGCTCGCGTGCTCGGCGCTCAAGCAGTCCTACCGCAACATCATGGGCCGGCGCGGCGGCGTGCGGTACATCTACCTGCAGGGCTCACGCGACGTGATCGCCCAGCGCCTCGACGACCGCACGGGCCATTTCTTCCCCGCCGACCTGCTCGACTCGCAGTTTGCCGACCTCGAACCGCCGACGAACGCCGTCGTCGTCGCCGTCGATCAGCCGATCAACGCGCAGGTCGAGCAGATCGTCGGCGCGATCGGGGTCGGCCATGCCTAAGTACCTTAGCGTCGGCGGCGCGGGCTCGGCCATCGACCGCGCCGCCCTCGAAGCACACCTGGACACGCTGATCGATCGGCTGATCACACAGCCCGGCGCGGAGCGCCTGCTCATCGTCCCGCCCGACATCACCCGGCTCAATTCACGGGCCGGGGAGATCACCGCGTATCTCTGGGACAAGCTGCACGAGACGGTCCACATCGACATCCTCCCCGCGCTGGGCACGCACAAGCCGATGACCCCCGGACAATGTGAGAAGCTGTTTGGTCCGACAGTGCCTTTTGACCGGGTGATCGCGCACGACTGGCGCAACGACCTCGCGCCTCTGGGCGAAGTCTCGGCCCAGCGCATGGGCGAGCTCTCCGGCGGCCGATTCGCGGAGCCGATGCGGGTCGCCATCAACAAACGCCTGATGGAGGGCGGCTACGACCGCATCCTCTCCATCGGCCAGGTCGTCCCGCACGAAGTCATCGGGATGGCGAATTACACGAAGAACATCATGATCGGTGTGGGCGGCAAGGACACGATCGACAAGTCGCACTTCCTCGGCGCGGTGTGCGGCATGGAGTCGATCATGGGCCAGGCCGACACCCCGGTGCGCCGCGCGCTCAACGGCGCGTACGACACGTTGGTGCGCGACCGACTGCCGATCACGTTCATCCTGACCGTCATCGGCGACAGCGCGGACGGGCTCGTGATGCGCGGGCTCTATGCGGGTGATGGGGACGACACGTTTGAGCAGGCGGCCGCGCTGAGTAAGCAAGTGAACTTCGATGTGCTCGACGCCCCGATCAAGCGATGCGTCGTGTACCTCGACCCCGACGAGTTCCACTCGACCTGGCTGGGCAACAAGGCGATCTACCGGACGCGCATGGCGATGGCGGACGATGGCGAGCTCATCGTCCTCGCCCCGGCGGTCAACACCTTCGGCGAAGACGCCGACATCGACACGCTCATCCGAAAGCACGGCTACCGCGGCACCCCCGGAACCTTGCAGGCGTTAGATCAAGACGCCGACCTGGCGGGCAACCTCTCGGCCGCGGCGCACCTGATCCACGGATCGACCGAGGGCCGGTTCACCGTCACCTACTGCACGACCGACGCCCTGCCGCGCGAAGCGATCGAGCAGGTCGGCTATCAACACCGCGACTACGCCGACGCCGTGAAACAATACCCGCCCGAACAACTCGGCCACTCCGCCGGTTGGCACACCGACGCCGACGGCGAACCGTTCTTCTACATCCCCAACCCGGCGCTGGGACTGTGGGCGGCGCGGGCGCGCTTGTCGTAACGAAGCACAAGTGCATCACACCATTTAGCCGCCGCCCAGCGGGCGGCGCGCGATGGCCTTGTAGTGACAACGCGCCGCCCGTTGGGCGACGGCTAAACGAGTGTCGTCTGCGTCGTTGCTTTTCGGCCGTACCCCGATGAAAAAGCGGGACGGGTGTTGCCACCCGCCCCACCGTGATGATCGCTGTGATCGACCGGGTTAGTGGTCATGGTCGTGATCGCCGCCTTCGCCGTGGTCGTGGCCATGGTCGTCGTCATGGTCTTCATCATGCCCGTCGCCCGCTTCGTCGTGGTGGTCTTCGCCGTCTTCATCGTGGTGGTCTTCGATCGGCGTGGTCGCGGTGTAGGTTTCGCCGCCGACTTCGATCTCGACGCCGAGGACCGCACCCTCAAGGTCGGCCGGGGCTTCGAGGTCGACGATTGGGTGGTCTTGATCTATCCCGGTGACGTTGCCCTTGAGCGCATCTTCGCCCGA
The sequence above is a segment of the Phycisphaeraceae bacterium D3-23 genome. Coding sequences within it:
- a CDS encoding trypsin-like peptidase domain-containing protein produces the protein MNRLRWYGPSILLLVTVVLAMAVGPSVVRKIARAQERQHVEQVRQGLLDNPTLATMSDAFKDVATVVRPSLTSITLYYRNASHRDQRQGNGSGWVYRHYPDPGSPDRYDDYIITNHHVVKDFLPGSNGEPGQANRLVVRFADGGDYYASVVGTDPQTDIAVLEIDREDMIPAVIATGTAKQGEIVFAFGSPFQFDFSMSQGVVSATGRQLLGGLGARSDSYEDYIQTDAAINPGNSGGPLTNVRGEVIGMNTAIATELNPAASFSGLGFAIPADMIVNTVEQLIAHGEVRRGYLGVYIHNIDSRTANELGLDGNGVLCSPAPGSPAEVAGIELGDVITHIEGTAIPNSEKLRIEISRHAPGSMVDVRLLRYGIEKRVSVELVERPGLSASRFIPGQWNSPLQTTLSKLGLDGLEDYTPGEAEVRNWAYTHGALIRMVRQRSTANAAGLERMMVISHVNGVAINQAQDLADWLDPLSTGEVVELSVKAWDSTADRFRTFDVELVVP
- a CDS encoding ATP-binding cassette domain-containing protein; this encodes MTATATATSHTIPATEGNPLLSVKHLKTYFPVKRGLLRTQVGNVKAVDDVSFDVGHRETLGLVGESGCGKSTVGRSILRLIPATDGSVHFQGEDVLDAPASRMKQLRREMQIIFQDPGGSLNPRMTVGRIVGEPLSVHRICSGSEQQDRVATLLKKVGLQPDHIYRYPHEFSGGQKQRIGIARALALEPEFIVCDEPVSALDVSVQSQVLNLMADLQEEFGLSYLFIAHNLAVVEHFCDRIAVMYLGKIVEIADRDTLYHNPMHPYTRALLSAAPNPDPNQNKRRIMLLGDVPSPISYFKDELAGRSHSITADEKAELDAQREEGVEYVTRASLLDRPPLKEVPGEPGHFVSTHGFK
- a CDS encoding TIGR01777 family oxidoreductase, whose translation is MTEITIKSVLVAGGTGFLGRAVARHLVAKGYSVTILSRNEPGGEYAGRWLRWDGRTVGADWLAALDGAAAVVNLAGRTVDCRKTPDRCDEILRSREDSVHAIGEAMKQCEQPPPVWVQAGTAHIYGDPPDKVCDESTTPGYGLAPFVAERWEDAFSTALPADTRGVVLRTSFVIGNTGGALPVLTRLAKLMLGGTIGNGRQWISWLHIEDFCRIVERAITDDRMQGVYNVTSPKPATNREFMRKLRRATGRPIGVPAPSWLVRLAAAMLLDTDPELVLFGRNIAPQRLNDMGYGFAFPSLDAALADLLAR
- a CDS encoding Gfo/Idh/MocA family oxidoreductase, with amino-acid sequence MVLLMGCSVPARAQPTAEPEPVPAAAAPPVRVVVIGATHAHVHWVLNEAARGRDDFELVGVYEPDEDLAGRLLRQHNLDPAIHFTDLDAMFDQTDPEAACLFGSIFDHREHTIFAAERGAHVMVEKPLAVSMEHARAMADAAEQHGVHLLTNYETTWYPSNHAVRAMAEDGTLGELRRIVVHMGHPGPREIGCSEEFLAWLTDPVLNGGGALTDFGCYGANLATWLMDGQRPVAVTAVTQQIKPDVYPNVDDEATIVIEYPDAVAIVQASWNWTVNRKDIAVYGTADYVQTIGNSGTRLGDLGGAADDAESHPPLAEPTHDPFAYLAAVARGELEPGGLSGVENNLLVVEILDAARKSAAEGVRVELAGPGE
- the rpsP gene encoding 30S ribosomal protein S16; protein product: MVRIRMKRFGRTHAPTYRLCAMDKRSPRNGRAIEELGYYHPCNKNEDEQVKLNEERIKYWLSVGAQPSKTAANLMKKHGIDPTPGKKA
- the trmD gene encoding tRNA (guanosine(37)-N1)-methyltransferase TrmD, which encodes MRIDVVTLFPGMFDSVLGSSILKRAAQPVANPADAGVIREPVVSYHLHDPRAYSTDKHGKVDQSPYGGGPGMVLQCQPIFDCVVAAEAQQPELKATRIVMTPKGAPLTQPMAEHLAKQERLLIIAGHYEGFDQRVLDELEPIEVSVGDYVLTGGELPAMVLIDAVVRLLPGALGDSDSSHHDSFSPGSANDAGQRLLDHPHYTRPAEWRGRDVPEVLLSGDHGKIAAWRKERALELTQARRPDLLRSDPLTDNEPRPSGSGPACASNSGTGSAPSRPPLVVLRDMLPGDADAIDAVLRAAFPSDDEARLVRTLREQGDLPIELVAEVGGNIVGHVAFSPVTVAPTPDAGGQAFSNPHFRALALAPLAVHPHHQRRGIGHALASLGLRTCDDARIAGVFVLGEPGYYAALGFEPAEPLGYTNPFGGGDAFRVRLFNQAEPAVGAVQYAPAFDALGA
- a CDS encoding SDR family oxidoreductase, with protein sequence MFDLTGQVAVVIGGTGVLCGEMARGLCAAGAHSVLVGRDENKAQQHLDVIASTGTGSASFEKCDVADRDALQSLCDRVAKQHGRIDILINGAGINAATPFVDIPGDELDRLIDINFKAVVRACQVFGKYFLEQGTPASIINVGSASGVTPLSRVFIYSATKAAVHNLSKNLAREWAEQGIRVNTLVPGFIPAEQNKKVLTPERTASIMGHTPMNRFGKPEELTGAVLLLASQAGSFITGSELVVDGGFNAMTI
- a CDS encoding gluconokinase; its protein translation is MVYIIMGVSGCGKTTVGEVLAERLGVAFYDADGYHPDANRRKMAAGTPLNDMDRRPWLENLAEHIVQWNAEGDAVLACSALKQSYRNIMGRRGGVRYIYLQGSRDVIAQRLDDRTGHFFPADLLDSQFADLEPPTNAVVVAVDQPINAQVEQIVGAIGVGHA
- a CDS encoding lactate racemase domain-containing protein produces the protein MPKYLSVGGAGSAIDRAALEAHLDTLIDRLITQPGAERLLIVPPDITRLNSRAGEITAYLWDKLHETVHIDILPALGTHKPMTPGQCEKLFGPTVPFDRVIAHDWRNDLAPLGEVSAQRMGELSGGRFAEPMRVAINKRLMEGGYDRILSIGQVVPHEVIGMANYTKNIMIGVGGKDTIDKSHFLGAVCGMESIMGQADTPVRRALNGAYDTLVRDRLPITFILTVIGDSADGLVMRGLYAGDGDDTFEQAAALSKQVNFDVLDAPIKRCVVYLDPDEFHSTWLGNKAIYRTRMAMADDGELIVLAPAVNTFGEDADIDTLIRKHGYRGTPGTLQALDQDADLAGNLSAAAHLIHGSTEGRFTVTYCTTDALPREAIEQVGYQHRDYADAVKQYPPEQLGHSAGWHTDADGEPFFYIPNPALGLWAARARLS